From Vitis vinifera cultivar Pinot Noir 40024 chromosome 14, ASM3070453v1, a single genomic window includes:
- the LOC100267985 gene encoding protease Do-like 9, producing MGEPKRKRGRKPKAPKTESMDFQFTNPGPSTTATATAAANDVVSASAVELTEGSPPSARRGRGRPRKIGKHVEKSPERRSSRFVESSNGDARHVGAVVVPEAPPRWESVVRVVPSMDAVVKVFCVHTEPNFSLPWQRKRQYSSSSSGFIIEGRRVLTNAHSVEHHTQVKLKKRGSDTKYLATVLAIGTECDIALLTVNDDEFWDGVKPVEFGDLPALQDAVTVVGYPIGGDTISVTSGVVSRMEILSYVHGSTELLGLQIDAAINSGNSGGPAINDKGKCVGIAFQSLKHEDVENIGYVIPTPVIMHFIRDYEKNGAYTGFPILGVEWQKMENPDLRVSMGMGPDQKGVRIRRIEPTAPESHVLKPSDVILSFDGVNIANDGTVPFRHGERIGFSYLVSQKYTGDNAVVKVLRNSQILEFCIKLAIHKRLIAAHIKGRPPSYYIIGGFVFTAVSVPYLRSEYGKDYEFDAPVKLLDKHLYSMAQSVDEQLVVVAQVLVADINIGYEEIVNTQVLSFNGKPVKNLKSLATMVESCDDEFLKFELEYQQIVVLQTKTAKAATLDILTTHCIPSAMSDDLKT from the exons ATGGGAGAGCCAAAGAGGAAGCGAGGTCGCAAACCTAAAGCCCCAAAGACAGAATCCATGGACTTCCAATTCACGAACCCTGGACCCAGCACCACCGCCACAGCCACCGCTGCTGCCAACGACGTTGTATCTGCCTCCGCCGTGGAACTCACTGAAGGCAGCCCCCCGTCCGCTCGCCGGGGTCGGGGCAGGCCCAGGAAGATCGGTAAACATGTCGAGAAGTCCCCCGAACGTCGGAGCTCCCGGTTCGTGGAATCGAGCAACGGTGACGCGAGGCATGTGGGTGCTGTGGTTGTTCCGGAGGCGCCGCCCAGGTGGGAGAGTGTTGTGAGGGTGGTGCCATCTATGGACGCGGTGGTGAAGGTGTTTTGCGTGCACACGGAGCCGAATTTCTCGCTGCCATGGCAGCGGAAGCGGCAATACAGTTCGAGTAGCAGTGGGTTTATCATTGAGGGAAGGAGGGTGTTGACGAATGCTCATTCGGTTGAGCATCATACGCAGGTGAAGCTCAAGAAACGCGGCTCAGATACCAAATACTTGGCTACTGTGCTAGCTATTGGGACTGAGTGTGATATCG CATTGTTGACTGTCAATGATGATGAGTTCTGGGATGGGGTTAAGCCGGTGGAATTTGGAGATTTGCCTGCACTCCAAGATGCTGTTACAGTTGTAGGCTACCCAATCGGGGGCGACACAATCTCTGTCACAAGTGGTGTTGTATCACGCATGGAGATATTATCTTATGTTCATGGTTCAACTGAGCTTCTTGGTCTTCAG ATAGATGCTGCAATAAACTCTGGAAATTCTGGTGGACCTGCAATTAATGATAAAGGCAAATGTGTGGGTATCGCATTTCAGTCCCTTAAACATGAAGATGTAGAGAATATAGGTTATGTCATACCAACGCCAGTTATTATGCACTTCATCCGGGATTATGAGAAGAATGGTGCATATACAG GATTCCCAATTCTTGGGGTTGAATGGCAGAAGATGGAAAATCCTGATCTGCGTGTGTCAATGGGGATGGGACCTGATCAGAAGGGTGTCCGTATTAGAAGAATTGAGCCTACAGCTCCTGAGTCTCATGTTCTGAAGCCATCTGATGTTATTCTTAGCTTTGATGGGGTTAATATTGCCAATGATGGAACAG TTCCATTTAGGCATGGAGAGCGCATTGGTTTCAGTTACCTTGTTTCTCAAAAGTATACGGGGGATAATGCTGTAGTTAAAGTTCTCCGGAATTCACAGATACTTGAATTCTGCATAAAACTTGCAATTCACAAGCGGCTCATAGCTGCACACATCAAGGGCAGACCTCCATCCTATTACATTATTGGTGGATTTGTTTTTACAGCAGTATCTGTTCCATATCTGCGTTCTGAG TATGGCAAGGATTATGAATTTGATGCTCCAGTCAAGCTGTTGGATAAGCATCTGTACTCAATGGCACAATCCGTCGATGAACAACTTGTTGTGGTTGCtcag GTGCTTGTGGCAGACATTAATATTGGATATGAGGAAATTGTCAATACACAG GTTCTTTCTTTCAATGGTAAGCCTGTAAAGAATCTGAAGAGCCTGGCCACCATGGTTGAGAGTTGTGatgatgaatttttaaaattcgaACTGGAATATCAAcag ATAGTGGTCCTCCAAACTAAAACTGCCAAAGCAGCAACTTTAGATATTTTAACAACACATTGCATACCTTCAGCTATGTCAGATGATCTCAAGACATGA
- the LOC100254380 gene encoding alpha-dioxygenase PIOX isoform X2: MFKRMASLVSLLTAPLHHFIHEDFHEVVARMTLIDRFLFLIIHSIDKLGIWHRLPVFLGLIYLAIRRHLHEQYNLFNVGSTPRGVRYNPVDYPYRTADGEYNDPFNEGAGSQGTFFGRNILPVDQKDKLKKPDPMVVATKLLARKDFTDTGKQFNMIAASWIQFMIHDWIDHMEDTQQIELTAPREVASQCPLKSFKFYKTKEVATGFYDIKSGSLNIRTPWWDGSAIYGSNEKQLQRVRTFKDGKLKISEDGLLLHDQDMIPVSGDVRNSWAGVSTLQALFVKEHNAVCDALKKEYRHMNDEELYHRARLVTSAVIAKIHTIDWTVELLKTDTLLAGMRANWYGLLGKKFKDTFGHVGGTILGGLVGQKKPNNHGVPYSLTEEFTTVYRMHELLPDHLLLRDISAAPGLNKSPPLVKKLSMPNLIGHEGERALSEIGFARQMVSMGHQASGALQLWNYPVWLRDLIPQDVDGKDRSDHVDLPALEIYRDRERKVARYNQFRRALLLIPISKWEDLTDDSETIKILRELYGDDVEELDTHVGLMAEKKIKGFAISETAFVIFIVMASRRLGADRFFTSNFNEETYTKKGLEWVNTTESLKDVLDRHYPEMTEKWMNSSSAFSVWDSAPNAHNLVPLYLRVPH; encoded by the exons ATGTTCAAAAGAATGGCGTCCCTCGTATCCCTCTTGACGGCCCCTCTGCATCATTTCATTCATGAAGACTTTCATGAAGTTGTAGCAAGAATGACTCTCATAGATCGTTTTCTCTTCCTT ATCATACACTCCATTGATAAGTTGGGCATATGGCATCGGTTACCTGTGTTCTTGGGTCTTATTTATCTGGCAATTCGTCGACACCTTCATGAGCAGTACAACTTGTTTAACGTTGGAAGCACCCCAAGAGGTGTTCGCTATAACCCAGTCGACTATCCTTATAGGACGGCGGATGGGGAATATAACGATCCCTTCAATGAAGGTGCAGGCAGCCAAGGGACTTTCTTTGGCAGGAACATCCTTCCTGTTGATCAGAAAGATAAG CTAAAGAAGCCGGATCCAATGGTGGTGGCCACAAAACTTCTGGCGCGGAAAGATTTCACTGACACGGGAAAGCAGTTCAACATGATAGCAGCGTCTTGGATTCAGTTCATGATACATGATTGGATTGATCATATGGAGGATACCCAGCAG ATTGAGCTGACTGCGCCTAGAGAAGTAGCAAGCCAATGCCCCCTCAAATCTTTCAAGTTCTACAAGACAAAAGAGGTTGCAACTGGGTTCTATGATATCAAAAGTGGTTCATTGAACATTCGAACACCTTGGTG ggATGGAAGCGCGATATATGGGAGCAATGAGAAGCAGTTGCAGAGAGTAAGGACTTTCAAAGACGGGAAGCTCAAGATATCAGAAGATGGGCTTCTTCTCCATGACCAAGATATGATTCCGGTGAGCGGAGATGTTCGCAACAGTTGGGCTGGCGTATCAACACTGCAGGCTCTCTTCGTCAAAGAGCACAATGCAGTTTGTGATGCCCTCAAG AAGGAATATAGACATATGAACGATGAAGAACTGTATCATCGTGCAAGGCTGGTGACTTCTGCTGTAATTGCAAAAATTCATACCATAGATTGGACTGTGGAGCTTCTCAAAACCGATACACTACTTGCAGGAATGCGCGCCAATTG GTATGGACTGCTGGGAAAGAAATTCAAGGACACATTTGGGCATGTTGGGGGAACCATCTTGGGAGGGCTTGTGGGCCAAAAGAAACCCAACAACCATGGGGTCCCATATTCATTGACTGAGGAGTTTACCACCGTTTATAGGATGCACGAGCTCCTTCCTGATCACCTTCTTCTCAGAGACATCTCTGCCGCCCCTGGACTCAACAAATCTCCACCCTTGGTCAAAAA GCTTTCTATGCCGAATCTGATTGGTCATGAAGGAGAGAGGGCCTTATCAGAAATTGGGTTTGCAAGGCAAATGGTTTCAATGGGCCACCAAGCAAGTGGGGCACTTCAGCTTTGGAACTATCCGGTGTGGCTCAGGGACCTCATTCCACAAGATGTGGATGGCAAAGATAGATCTGATCACGTTGATCTTCCAGCTCTTGAAA TATACAGAGACAGGGAGAGGAAAGTTGCAAGGTACAATCAGTTCAGGAGGGCCCTACTATTGATCCCCATCTCTAAATGGGAAGATCTGACGGACGATAGCGAAACGATTAAAATTCTTAGAGAACTGTACGGTGATGATGTTGAAGAGCTTGACACTCATGTGGGCCTCATGGCAGAGAAGAAGATCAAGGGTTTTGCTATAAGTGAAACAGCTTTTGTCATATTCATCGTCATGGCTTCCAg GAGGCTAGGGGCAGACAGGTTCTTCACAAGCAATTTCAACGAGGAGACATACACAAAGAAGGGACTTGAATGGGTGAACACCACGGAGAGTCTGAAAGATGTGTTGGATCGTCATTACCCAGAGATGACAGAGAAATGGATGAACTCAAGCAGTGCATTCTCAGTGTGGGACTCTGCTCCAAATGCTCATAATCTTGTCCCACTCTATCTTCGTGTTCCCCATTGA